The following nucleotide sequence is from Streptomyces pactum.
GAGCGGACCGCATCAGCGCCAGCTGCCGCTCCATCTGGTCCAGCAGATGGCGGCGCCACTCCCGCAGGTTCCGGATCCGTGGGGCCAGGCCCTCGGGGTGCAGGGTGATGCGCATCCCGTTCAGCGGGGGTTGCAGGAGGTGCGGCGCGACCCCGTCCACCAGCGCCATGATGCCGGCGTTCGCCGCGAGGATGTCGTACCGGCCGTCCGTCACCAGCGCCGGGAACGGCTCGTAGGCGCGCAGCAGCTGGTCCATGCCCGCCCGCAGGGTGCTCATCGTCGGCGCGTCCAGTGAGGTCTCGGCGTAGCGCGGGGCGTAACCGGCGGAGATCAGCAGCGCGTTCCGCTCCCGGACCGGTACGTCGAGGTGGTCGGCGAGGCGGAGCAGCAGCTCCTCGCTCGGCCGCGACCGGCCGGTCTCGACGAAGCTGATGTGCCGGGCGGAGGAGTCGGCGCGCAGCGCCAGCTCCAGCTGGCTGATCCGGCGCCGCTCCCGCCATTCCCGCAACAGCGCGCCGACTCCGGGGGCAACCACGACAGTTGTCATGCCCGAACGGTAGCCGAACGGTGCGGTGTCCCGTCCGGGGGAGCGGCGGGGCCGGGGGCGGCCCCTTGGGCGGTGACCGGTCCGTCGGCCGCCGGACCGGTCGCGGCGCGGGTGCGCACCCGCCCGTCCCGCGCCGGTACCGCCGGCCGGCCCGTTCCGCCGTCGTTCTCGTCGTCCACGCCGGCCCGCCCGGCCCGGCCCGGTCCGGTCCCAGTCGTCCCTGTCGGGTTGCCGCCCGGCACGGCCCGGTCGCGGCGGCGTTGCGGAAACGGCAACGAGAATTGCGCACCCGGCGGCCGTCCGGACACGCTGGGCGCGGACGGGGACGGCCACGGCGGGCGTTCCACGGGCAGGCGGGCGTACCACGGCCACGGCGGGCGTCCCGGCCGGCCGCCGGGGCGCACGTCCGGAACGAGACACGGAGGCAGCATGAGCGGGCACCACCACCACGGGCACCACCACGACACCACCGATCTGGACTGGGACGACCTCGGCCCGCACCTGGAGGCCCAGGCCGAGATCAGCATCCCGCTCCTGGAGCAGGTCACCGACTGGCTCCGCGGCCTGACCGGCCGGGACGCCACGGCCGTCGGCCGGGTGTGGGACGTGGGCAGCGGCCCGGGCGTGGCCGGCTGCCTGTTCGCCACCGCGTTCCCGGCCGCCGAGGTGGTGGCCGTGGACGGTGAGCCCGCGCTGCTGGAACGGGCCCGGGACCGCGCCGCCCGGACCGGCGTCGGCGACCGGCTGCGGACCGTGCACGCCGACATCACCGACGGGCTGCCCGACATCGGCGACGCCGACCTCATCTGGTCCAGCAAGGCCCTGCACCACGTGGGCGACCAGGGGGCCGCCGTGGCGACCCTGGCCGGCCGGCTCCGCCCGTCGGGGGTGCTCGCGGTCGCCGAGGGCGGACTGCCGGCCCGCCGGCTGCCGCGCGACTTCGGTATCGGCCGCCCGGGGCTGGAGGCGCGGCTGGACGCGGTCGCCGAGGACTGGTTCCGGCGGATGCGGGCCGGACTCCCCGGGTCCCGGGAGACCGTGGAGGACTGGCCGGCCCTGCTCACCGCGGCCGGCCTGGAGCAGGTCCGCAGCCGCACCTTCCTGCTGGACGTGCCCGCGCCGCTGGACGACTCGGTGCGCCGCTTCGTCCACGCCGACCTCACCCGCACGCGCGAGGTCCTGGCGGACGAGCTGGACGCCGAGGACCGGGCCACCCTCGACCGGCTGATCGACCCGGACGACGCGGCGGGGGTGCTGCGCCGTCCCGACGTGTTCCTGCTCAGTGCGCAGACCGTGCACACCGGGGTCCGCCCGGCGGCCTGACGGCACCGGACCGGTACCGGCCGGCGCGGCCGCCGGGCCGGCCGGTACGTCCCCGGGCGCCCCTGGGTTCCGCTTCCCGGGTTCCGCGTTCCCGACGTTCGGCGTCCTCGGGCCCGCGTTCCCGAGTCCCGTGCCCCCGGGTGTCCCCGGGGTCCGCGTCCCCGGGTTCCGCGTCCGCGGCGGGGACGGTCGCCGCGGCCGGTTCCGTGACCGGTCCGGCGGCCGGTCCCGTGACGGGGCCCGCGGCCGGGTCCCGTGGCGGGGCCCGCGGCGGCCGGTTGCCGCGGCCGGCAGCCCCGCGGACCGGCCGGGGCCGGCGCCGCGAAGGGACCGGTCCGGCGGGAAGGCCCCGGCCGCGGCTCACCCGTGGTAGAGCGCGTCGACCTCGAACGCGTAGGCGTGCTCGATCGCCTTCCGCCGCAGCTTCAGCGACGGCGTCAGCAGACCGTGCTCCTCGGTGAACTGGGCGGCCAGTATCCGGAAGGTGCGGATGGACTCGGCGTGCGAGACCTGCGTGTTGGCGGCGACCACCGCCCGCCGGATCTCGGCCTCCAGGTCCGGGTCCCGGACCAGTTCGTCGCTCCGCATCCGGTTCTTGCCGCACATCAGCAGCCAGTGGGTGACCGCCTCCGGGTCCAGCGTCACCAGCGCCGCGACGTACGGCCGGTCGTTGCCGACCACGATGCACTGGGACACCAGTGGATGCGCCCGCACCCGCTCCTCCAGGACCACCGGGGAGACGGTCTTGCCGCCGGAGGTGACCAGGACCTCCTTCTTCCGCCCGGTGATCGTCAGATACCCGTCCCCGTCCAGCGAGCCGAGGTCGCCGGTGGCCAGCCAGCCGTCCCGCAGCACCGCCGCCGTCGCCCGCGGATCACCGAGATAGCCGGAGAACACCTGGCCGCCGCGGACCCAGATCTCCCCGTCCTCGGCGATCCGGACCGAGGTGCCCGAGATCGGCTTGCCGACGGTGCCGAACCGGGTCCGCTCCGGTGGGTTGGCGGTGGCCGCGGCGGTGGACTCGGTGAGCCCGTACCCCTCGTAGACGGTGATGCCCGCACCGGCGAAGAACAGCCCCAGCCGGCGCTCCATGCCCGAGCCGCCGGACATCGCGTGCCGCACCCGGCCGCCCAGCGTCTCCCGCACCTTGCCGTACACCAGCTTCTCGAACATCTGGTGCTGCACCCTCAGTGCCGGCCCGGGCCCCGGGCCGGTGCCGAACGCCTTGGCCTCCTGCGCCTCCGCGTACCGCACCGCGACCTCGACGGCCTTGTCGAACGGCCCCGCCTTCCCCTCCGCCTCCGCCCGCCGCCGCGCCGCCGCGAACACCTTCTCGAAGATGTACGGCACGGCGAGCACGAACGTCGGCCGGAAGGACCGCAGCACCGGCAGCAGCGCGGCGGCGCTGAGTTCCGGCTGGTGACCGAGTTTCACCCGCCCGCGGATCGCGGCGACCTGCACCATCCGGCCGAAGACGTGGGCCAGCGGCAGGAACAGCAGGGTGGCCGCGGGCTCCCCGGGGCGGTTGCGGAACACCTGCGCGTAACGGGCGACGATGTTGTCGCACTCGGCCATCAGGTTGGCGTGGGTGATCACGCATCCCTTGGGCCTGCCGGTGGTCCCGGAGGTGTAGATGACGGTGGCGGTCGCGTCGGGCGTCAGGGCCAGCCGGTGCCGGTCCACCGCCACGTCGTCCACCCGCGCGCCCGCCGCGACCAGGTCGGCGAGCGCCCCCGCGTCCAGCTGCCACAGGTGCCGCAGCTCCGGCAGCCGGTCGATGACCGAGCCGACGGTCATCGCGTGGTCCTCGTGCTCCACCAGACAGGCCGAGACCTTCGCGTCGTGCAGTGCCCAGCGGACCTGCTCGGCGGAGGAGGTCGGGTACAGCGGCACGCTCTGCGCGCCCACCGTCCAGACCGCGAAGTCGAACAGCGTCCACTCGTACCGCGTCCGGCAGATGATCGCGATCCGGTCACCGAACCGGATGCCGGCGGCGAGCAGTCCCTTGGCGAGCGCCAGCACCTCGTCGCGGAACTCGGCCGCGGTGACGTCCCGCCACCCCCCGTCCGCGGTGCGGCGGGCGAGCACGGGCAGCTCCGGGGTTTCGGCCGCGTGCTCGAAGACGGCGTCCGCCAGTCCGCCCACGTGGGGGACGGTCGCCGAGGCAGGGACGGTGATCTCGCGCAATGACGTGCTCCTCGAAGCGCTCCGCACAGCGCCGCGACCGTACCGGATGGCGCGGGGCGCCGGGAGTGGCCGCCACCCCGCGGAACGTACGTGCATATGCCCTTGTCAGTGGGGAAAACCGGGGCACTTCGGCTGAAGATCGGATGATTGATGACCAGCGACACCGGTTGACGTGGCTGATTTCTGCACCGAATCTCTCCGCGGACCGCACAGGCTCCATCGATTTTCAGCCGTCGGGCGAGTGGGGTTCACCCGGCGGACCGGTGCCGGGCACGGGCCGCCGGGGCCGGGGACCGAGGGACGCCCGGGGGCCGGGCCGGAGACCGGGGTGCCGGGGCCGGGCCGGAGACCGGGAGTGCCGGGGGCGCGGGACGGGAGGTCGCGGGGGCGCCGGGAGTGCGGGCCGGAGGCCCTCAGGGTCACCGGGTGAGTCCGAAGGTCGCCGGGAGGGGCCCGGTGGGTCACCGGGACGGGGCTCGCTGCAGCCGGTCGCCGCCCGCCAGCACCGCGGCGGCCAGGGCCTCCGCCGCCGCGCGCGCCGGGCCGTCCCGCCGGCCGCGTTCGCCGTGCAGCAGGACGAAGTCCACCGCGCCCAGGTCCGGCAGGCCCGCCCGCTCGGGGACCCGGACCAGCCCCGGCGGGATCAGGCCACGGGTGTGCGCCATCACCCCCAGCCCGGCGCGGGCGGCCGCGACCAGGCCGTTGAGGCTGCCGCTGGTGCACACGATGCGCCAGGGGCGCCCGTGCCGCTCCAGCACCTCCAGCGCGCGGGCCCGGGTGAGCCCCGGCGGCGGGAAGACGATGAGCGGGACCGGGCGGTCCGGGTCGATCCGCAGCCGCTCCCCGCCGATCCACACCAGCCGGTCCCGCCACACCAGCCGCCCCTGCGGCCGGTCCTCGGACCGCTTGGCCAGCACCAGGTCCAGCCGGCCGGCGCGCAACCGCTCGTGCAGGGTGCCGGAGAGCTCCACGGTCAGCTCCAGGTCCACCTCGGGGTGGTCGCGGCGGAACCCCTCCAGGATCTCCGGCAGCCGGGTCAGCACGAAGTCCTCCGAGGCGCCGAACCGGAGCCGGCCGCGGAGCCGGGTCCCGGTGAACCAGTTCGCCGCCCGCTCGTTGGCCTCCAGGATGGTCCGGGCGAAGCCGAGCATCGCCTCGCCGTCCTCGGTCAGCTCCACCCCGTGGGTGTCGCGCCCGAACAACTGCCGCCCGGCGGCGGCCTCCAGCTTGCGCACCTGCTGGCTGACGGTGGACTGCCGCAGGCCGAGCCGGTGCGCCGCCTGGGTGAAGCTCAGCGTCTGCGCGACCGTCAGGAAGGTCCGGAGCTGCACCGGGTCGAACATCGGCGCGGCGGGTGCCGGCGGGCCGGCCGGTGACTGTCCCGCCGTCGTCCCCCGCGCACCGCTCCGGCCCGTGTCCATGCCGTACAGGCTAAGCGGGCGCGCGCGGGTCAGGGCAGGTGCGGGTGCGGGGTCTCCGGTCCGGTGCCGTCGTCGCAGACCAGCAGCAGCACCGCGGCGCGTTCGGTGCTCAGCGACCGGACCTTGTGCGGTGTGGTGGCCCGGAAGTAGGCCGAGTCGCCGGGCTCCAGCTCGACCGAGCCGGAGGGGAGCAGGAGTTCGGCCCGCCCGGTGTGCACGAAGAGGAACTCCTCGCCGGGGTGGTCACGGAACGGCACGGCCGAGGCGTCGTGCGGCGGGTGGAGCATGAACGGCGTCATCCGCTTGCTGCCGGCCTGGAGCGCGATGCCCTCGTAGCGGGGGCCGGGCCCCTCGCCCGGGGTGAGTGCCCGCCGCTCGCCGGCCCGGGTCACGGCGACGTCGGTGAGCTGCTCGGCGTCCACGAAGAGGGTGTCCAGGGGGACGTCGAGGGCGCGGGCGAGCGCGGCGCTGATCGCGATCGAGGGGGTGCTCCGACCTCGTTCGATCTTGGACAGGTAGCTCTTGGTGACCCCGGAGCGCTCCGCGAGCGCCTCCAGCGTCATCAGCCGTTCCTTGCGCAACTGCCGCACCCGATTGATCACACCTCGTCCTTTCCCGCCGCCCCGCGACCCGCCGCCCTGGCCGGAAATCGGCGGACGGAACCGGGCCGGCGGACCGTTTCGGCCAGGCCGCGGTGGTCAGGCCGGAATCGTAGTACGGAAGCCCCCGCGCGCCGCCGGGCGCCCGCCTCGGGGCGTCGCCGCGACCCGGCCCGCCGGCGTCGTGACACGGGCGCGGCGGCCCCGCGGCCGGGGCCGCCGCCGTCGCGACGGGCTCGTTTCCCCGCGGCCGGCGCCGCGTCGCGGCATGGGCCCGTCACCGCGGTGACCGGGGCCGTCCTGGCGGAGGGTGACGTCCACGGGGGTGGCTCCGTGGCACCGGTGGCCGCGGGGGGCCGGCTCACCGGTGCCCGCCGTTCCTCCGGTGCGGCCGCTCACGGCGGCCCGGTCGCCACCCTCCACCGAGGGCCACGCCTACGCCTCCCGCCCCCTTCCGCTCAGGAAACCTTGTGTCCTATAGTGATCTCAGTTTCCTGGCCGCGGCTGTCCGCCGCGGGACCAGGCCGTCCGGGCGGCCGAGGACACCGGCGCCCGAGGAAGGGAGCGAGAGGACATGGCGAACACGCTGCACGAGACGAAGGAGGTGCTCGTCGGCCGTGCCGAGCGGCAGATGCGCGAGCACTTCGGCGACTCGGAACTGACCACCCGGCAGAAGCTGGCGCTGACCTGCCGGATACTTTTCGACGGCGGTCACGATTCCGGGCTCGCCGGTCAGATCACCGCCCGCGGGACCGAGCCTGGCACCTACTACACCCAGCGCCTCGGGCTGGGCTTCGACGAGATCACCGAGGACAACCTGCTGCTGGTGGACGAGGACCTCACCGTCCAGGAGGGCGCGGGCATGCCCAACCCCGCCAACCGCTTCCACTCCTGGATCTACCGGGCGCGCCCCGACGTGAACTGCGTGATCCATACGCACGCGCTGCACACGGCGGCGCTCGCCATGCTGGAAGTGCCGCTGGTGGTCTCGCAGATGGACACCACCCCGCTGTACGACGACTGCGCCTTCCTCAAGGACTGGCCGGGCGTCCCGGTCGGCAACGAGGAGGGGGAGATCATCTCCGCGGCGCTCGGTGACAAGCGCGCCGTCCTCCTCGCCCACCACGGTCAGCTGGTGACCGGCGGCACCGTGGAGGAGGCGTGCAACCTGGCCATCCTCATCGAGCGGGCGGCCCGGCTCCAGCTGCTGGCCATGTCGGCCGGCACGATCCAGCCACTGCCGCCGGAGCAGGCCCGCGAGGCGCACGACTGGACCTCCACCGACCGGCGGAACCAGGCCAACTTCGCCTACTACGCCCGCCGCGCGCTGCGCAACCACCCCGACTGCGTCCGTGAAGGGACGGCCCTGTGATGACGTCCAGCCCCCCGCTCAGCGGGATCATCTCCTACCCCGTCACCCCCTTCTCCCCGGACACCGGCGAGGTCGATCTGGCGGCACTGCGCCGGCTGACCGGCGAACTGGTGGACGCCGGCAGCCACGCGGTGGCCCCGCTGGGCAGCACGGGGGAGAGCGCCTACCTCGGCGAGAAGGAGTGGGACGCGGTCTGCGAGACCACCCTGGCGACCGTGGCC
It contains:
- a CDS encoding helix-turn-helix domain-containing protein, with protein sequence MTTVVVAPGVGALLREWRERRRISQLELALRADSSARHISFVETGRSRPSEELLLRLADHLDVPVRERNALLISAGYAPRYAETSLDAPTMSTLRAGMDQLLRAYEPFPALVTDGRYDILAANAGIMALVDGVAPHLLQPPLNGMRITLHPEGLAPRIRNLREWRRHLLDQMERQLALMRSAPLRALYDEVAGYPLPGTGGDEVAAESEHCPFALPMVIEHDGRVLSFISTIATFNTPMDVTVSELAIETFLPADAATAAYLHRRPA
- a CDS encoding class I SAM-dependent methyltransferase translates to MSGHHHHGHHHDTTDLDWDDLGPHLEAQAEISIPLLEQVTDWLRGLTGRDATAVGRVWDVGSGPGVAGCLFATAFPAAEVVAVDGEPALLERARDRAARTGVGDRLRTVHADITDGLPDIGDADLIWSSKALHHVGDQGAAVATLAGRLRPSGVLAVAEGGLPARRLPRDFGIGRPGLEARLDAVAEDWFRRMRAGLPGSRETVEDWPALLTAAGLEQVRSRTFLLDVPAPLDDSVRRFVHADLTRTREVLADELDAEDRATLDRLIDPDDAAGVLRRPDVFLLSAQTVHTGVRPAA
- a CDS encoding AMP-dependent synthetase/ligase → MREITVPASATVPHVGGLADAVFEHAAETPELPVLARRTADGGWRDVTAAEFRDEVLALAKGLLAAGIRFGDRIAIICRTRYEWTLFDFAVWTVGAQSVPLYPTSSAEQVRWALHDAKVSACLVEHEDHAMTVGSVIDRLPELRHLWQLDAGALADLVAAGARVDDVAVDRHRLALTPDATATVIYTSGTTGRPKGCVITHANLMAECDNIVARYAQVFRNRPGEPAATLLFLPLAHVFGRMVQVAAIRGRVKLGHQPELSAAALLPVLRSFRPTFVLAVPYIFEKVFAAARRRAEAEGKAGPFDKAVEVAVRYAEAQEAKAFGTGPGPGPALRVQHQMFEKLVYGKVRETLGGRVRHAMSGGSGMERRLGLFFAGAGITVYEGYGLTESTAAATANPPERTRFGTVGKPISGTSVRIAEDGEIWVRGGQVFSGYLGDPRATAAVLRDGWLATGDLGSLDGDGYLTITGRKKEVLVTSGGKTVSPVVLEERVRAHPLVSQCIVVGNDRPYVAALVTLDPEAVTHWLLMCGKNRMRSDELVRDPDLEAEIRRAVVAANTQVSHAESIRTFRILAAQFTEEHGLLTPSLKLRRKAIEHAYAFEVDALYHG
- a CDS encoding LysR substrate-binding domain-containing protein, with product MFDPVQLRTFLTVAQTLSFTQAAHRLGLRQSTVSQQVRKLEAAAGRQLFGRDTHGVELTEDGEAMLGFARTILEANERAANWFTGTRLRGRLRFGASEDFVLTRLPEILEGFRRDHPEVDLELTVELSGTLHERLRAGRLDLVLAKRSEDRPQGRLVWRDRLVWIGGERLRIDPDRPVPLIVFPPPGLTRARALEVLERHGRPWRIVCTSGSLNGLVAAARAGLGVMAHTRGLIPPGLVRVPERAGLPDLGAVDFVLLHGERGRRDGPARAAAEALAAAVLAGGDRLQRAPSR
- a CDS encoding helix-turn-helix domain-containing protein, with product MINRVRQLRKERLMTLEALAERSGVTKSYLSKIERGRSTPSIAISAALARALDVPLDTLFVDAEQLTDVAVTRAGERRALTPGEGPGPRYEGIALQAGSKRMTPFMLHPPHDASAVPFRDHPGEEFLFVHTGRAELLLPSGSVELEPGDSAYFRATTPHKVRSLSTERAAVLLLVCDDGTGPETPHPHLP
- a CDS encoding aldolase yields the protein MANTLHETKEVLVGRAERQMREHFGDSELTTRQKLALTCRILFDGGHDSGLAGQITARGTEPGTYYTQRLGLGFDEITEDNLLLVDEDLTVQEGAGMPNPANRFHSWIYRARPDVNCVIHTHALHTAALAMLEVPLVVSQMDTTPLYDDCAFLKDWPGVPVGNEEGEIISAALGDKRAVLLAHHGQLVTGGTVEEACNLAILIERAARLQLLAMSAGTIQPLPPEQAREAHDWTSTDRRNQANFAYYARRALRNHPDCVREGTAL